A window of Candidatus Poribacteria bacterium genomic DNA:
GTGAGACAATCATCTCCGGGCGCGGTAACTTTAACGTATCCAGTCGGACCTATCTACGAATCATCCACGGCACCTTGCAGGTAAACCGTTGCGCGATTTTGCTCTTTCAGTCTACCGAGAATTGCCTTACTGTCGAAGCGGCAATAAATGTCAAGGATGAGTCATTGAGCATTCCAGTGACTGACGACGACATCGCAGCGATACTTGAATCTTCAACCATCGATCCCTCCAACCCTCCGCCTGCCTTGCATAACTTTTTCAATCAGATCCAGCCCCAATTAGACCTCCTCGGTGCCAATTTATGGGCATCCCTCAAGATACGTGATGAATTTCTGGGGGTTATCAGTCTGGGCAGTTTTAGGATGCAGGACGATTTGGAGGACTGGAATCGAGAACTCTTGCCGGTGCTGGCAAACCAAGTCTCCGTTGCCATCGCTTACTCGCGCCTCGTAGACAAGACCCGTGCGGAACAATTTCGTCTTTTTATGCTCTC
This region includes:
- a CDS encoding GAF domain-containing protein; the encoded protein is MQSVSAEETIQRLIFSLSEIEQLGETIISGRGNFNVSSRTYLRIIHGTLQVNRCAILLFQSTENCLTVEAAINVKDESLSIPVTDDDIAAILESSTIDPSNPPPALHNFFNQIQPQLDLLGANLWASLKIRDEFLGVISLGSFRMQDDLEDWNRELLPVLANQVSVAIAYSRLVDKTRAEQFRLFMLSDTATQICKSLDTEAVQEEVVTHAITLLDASTGVLLLIDPVTQQLEMKSIFALDPQASIELEDLSIPLQTDQDAPSALSPLAEIATPEGETLISNNDCLVAEI